A part of Candidatus Hydrogenedentota bacterium genomic DNA contains:
- a CDS encoding glycoside hydrolase family 99-like domain-containing protein: MVFTAILVSLIGLSGVPEAPVAAWEFNSPEEVQPWRANGHMTNVAAENGILACDTVDWDPFYTYSEAQLEATPWQFVVIRIKASQAGEGQLFWTPDMEGQYAGFSPSKVTSFKVEQPDAWQEVVILPFWHTEGTIRQLRLDLYEGAHFEVDWLRVYDWGKGVAPAADTCRWEFDDGGEAWRLWPGNGALVSPPLQLDVAAKGWVSLALKARTATTASLFWANSRDFGRDAQTFEVAASEDFRVYDVELQGESSWRDAVVALGLQSALDAGLAVKSIEISERPQGPADIRVLHFGFENGVNRAGRDCLIAANFLNEGGTTSVPLEARLVVPDDVTLVKGDAVQTVPPLAFRQRATLSWTVRASAPGTPQLSLDFPDGGPIADRTAVLEFLAPMPVQPAEYVPEPKPVKTGIDVFAYYFPGWGADVKWDPIRFVDPIRKPLLGYYDEGKPEVVDWQIKWAVENGIKGFLVDWYWVAGNQHLTHWFEAYRQARHRDRLQVAIMWANHNPPNTHSAEDWRNVTREWLDKYFNLPGYYRINGKPAVFIWAPDNIRNDLGGTESVLTSFEESQQMARDAGYEGITYVAMGYNLSRDRSDLLAKEGYSGFSTYHEWGDAVKRSTVPQRAQYSDVADTTRDAWDAHEAIAGPLTYYPVADTGWDSRPWHGSRSLAILGRTPDLFERILRNIKTWAEAHDRGMIILGPLNEWGEGSYIEPNTEFDFKMYEAIRRVFAVDDPAAWPVNIGPADAGLGPYDFPPQVMRSAWDFSDGPQGWANMMGLSEFVARDGMLHFTTNSADPAIQSQAVRLPAAEYPRMIITMQVTGASPGEMAAQLFWSDTGAAIVEATSLRFRLQNDGAMHTYTLNLSEHPRWRGEITSLRFDPCDIPNVAVTIDEIRFEK, encoded by the coding sequence ATGGTGTTTACAGCAATTCTGGTTTCGCTAATCGGCTTGTCGGGCGTTCCGGAGGCCCCGGTAGCCGCGTGGGAATTCAACTCGCCCGAGGAGGTTCAGCCCTGGCGGGCCAATGGTCACATGACCAACGTGGCGGCCGAGAACGGCATCCTCGCGTGCGACACGGTCGACTGGGACCCGTTCTATACCTATTCCGAAGCGCAGCTCGAGGCCACGCCGTGGCAATTCGTGGTGATTCGCATCAAGGCCAGCCAGGCAGGGGAGGGTCAACTATTCTGGACCCCCGACATGGAAGGGCAGTATGCGGGGTTCAGCCCTTCGAAAGTTACCAGTTTCAAGGTGGAACAGCCGGATGCCTGGCAGGAGGTGGTCATTCTTCCCTTCTGGCACACCGAGGGCACGATCCGCCAACTCCGGCTCGACCTGTATGAAGGCGCGCATTTCGAGGTGGACTGGCTGCGCGTTTACGACTGGGGAAAAGGCGTTGCGCCGGCTGCGGACACCTGCCGGTGGGAGTTTGACGACGGCGGCGAAGCCTGGCGTCTGTGGCCCGGAAACGGCGCGCTCGTTTCCCCGCCACTCCAGCTGGACGTGGCGGCGAAGGGGTGGGTGTCCCTGGCACTCAAAGCCAGGACCGCCACGACCGCCTCGCTGTTCTGGGCCAATTCACGCGATTTCGGGCGCGATGCGCAGACGTTCGAGGTGGCCGCGTCCGAGGATTTTCGTGTCTATGACGTGGAATTGCAGGGGGAATCCTCCTGGCGCGACGCGGTCGTCGCGCTGGGCCTTCAATCCGCGCTCGATGCGGGCCTTGCCGTCAAATCCATCGAGATATCCGAGCGGCCTCAGGGACCCGCGGACATCCGCGTGCTCCATTTCGGGTTCGAGAACGGCGTGAATCGCGCCGGGCGGGACTGCCTCATTGCCGCCAACTTCCTGAACGAAGGCGGCACAACGTCGGTACCTCTCGAAGCGCGTCTGGTAGTGCCGGATGACGTGACCCTTGTCAAGGGCGACGCGGTTCAGACGGTCCCTCCGCTCGCGTTTCGGCAGCGGGCCACGTTGTCCTGGACGGTCCGCGCATCCGCTCCCGGCACGCCTCAGCTCAGCCTCGATTTCCCTGACGGCGGGCCGATAGCGGATCGGACCGCCGTGCTCGAATTTCTTGCGCCGATGCCCGTGCAACCGGCCGAATACGTCCCCGAACCGAAGCCGGTGAAGACGGGTATCGACGTGTTTGCGTACTACTTCCCGGGCTGGGGGGCGGACGTGAAGTGGGACCCCATCCGCTTCGTCGACCCCATCCGTAAACCGCTGCTGGGCTACTACGACGAAGGCAAGCCGGAGGTTGTCGACTGGCAGATCAAGTGGGCTGTCGAAAACGGCATCAAAGGTTTTCTTGTTGACTGGTACTGGGTGGCCGGCAACCAGCATCTCACGCACTGGTTCGAGGCGTATCGCCAAGCCCGCCATCGCGACCGTCTCCAAGTCGCCATCATGTGGGCGAACCACAACCCGCCCAACACCCATTCGGCTGAAGACTGGCGCAACGTGACCCGGGAATGGCTTGACAAATATTTCAATTTGCCCGGGTATTACCGGATCAACGGCAAACCGGCGGTGTTTATCTGGGCGCCCGACAATATCCGGAATGACCTTGGCGGCACCGAATCCGTGCTCACATCGTTTGAAGAATCGCAGCAGATGGCCCGCGACGCCGGTTACGAGGGCATCACCTACGTCGCGATGGGCTACAATCTTTCGAGAGACCGGTCCGACCTTCTCGCGAAAGAAGGCTACAGCGGGTTCTCCACGTATCACGAGTGGGGCGACGCGGTAAAACGGTCTACGGTGCCGCAGCGGGCCCAATACAGCGACGTGGCCGATACCACCCGCGACGCGTGGGACGCGCACGAGGCTATTGCGGGGCCCTTGACGTACTACCCGGTGGCGGACACGGGCTGGGATTCGCGGCCGTGGCATGGTTCCCGCTCACTGGCTATTCTCGGGAGGACTCCGGATCTCTTTGAACGTATTCTCCGCAATATCAAGACATGGGCCGAAGCCCATGACCGCGGCATGATAATCCTCGGGCCGCTCAACGAATGGGGTGAAGGAAGCTACATCGAACCGAACACCGAGTTCGATTTCAAGATGTACGAGGCGATACGCCGCGTATTCGCCGTAGACGACCCCGCTGCCTGGCCGGTCAACATCGGCCCGGCCGACGCCGGGCTTGGCCCGTACGATTTTCCGCCCCAGGTCATGCGCTCCGCGTGGGACTTCTCCGACGGCCCCCAGGGTTGGGCAAATATGATGGGCTTGTCGGAGTTCGTTGCACGGGACGGCATGCTGCACTTTACGACCAATTCGGCCGACCCGGCCATCCAGAGTCAGGCCGTCCGTCTGCCGGCAGCCGAATATCCCCGTATGATAATCACCATGCAGGTGACCGGCGCTTCGCCCGGGGAGATGGCAGCGCAGCTGTTCTGGTCCGATACGGGCGCCGCCATTGTCGAGGCGACGAGTTTGCGTTTTCGGCTTCAAAACGACGGCGCCATGCATACTTACACGTTGAATCTCAGCGAGCACCCCCGTTGGCGCGGCGAGATCACATCGTTGCGCTTCGACCCCTGCGACATCCCGAACGTGGCGGTGACGATAGACGAGATCCGTTTCGAGAAATAG
- a CDS encoding glycosyltransferase family 4 protein, translating to MNVLHLLSNSKWTGPAEPALNLCVALRRLGVAADFACSPDAGKSINKVAETARDRGIEPILSFSLSKHLNPVSNLLDRARLARFLRAHPYDLIHCHLDNDHRIAAGAARKLGVPLVRSSYHGSGFPASGANTRLLAGAGHVFEPSRIAAEHDTRVHGLEPSRQTIVPGAVDIERFDPAREVPDGRRWLSIPPGAFVVGIVARMQTHRHYEDFFEAIRMLAARRPNVHVIVVGRGTRQEQVGREPVRRLGLEDRVHFPGYLEGENYVGMLKAFDVKVYLTPGSDGTCRAVRECMAMRKPAVVANRGMLREIVNHDLDGIVCDGSGEALFRALDRLAGDRRLAHGMGMAARETAVTHYSLEAQAAAVKAVYERILAGVR from the coding sequence ATGAACGTCCTTCACCTTCTCAGCAACTCGAAATGGACCGGCCCGGCGGAGCCGGCGCTCAACCTCTGTGTGGCGTTGAGGCGGCTCGGGGTGGCGGCCGATTTCGCCTGTTCCCCGGACGCGGGCAAATCGATTAACAAAGTAGCCGAAACCGCGCGCGACCGCGGCATCGAGCCCATCCTGTCGTTCAGTTTGAGCAAGCACCTCAATCCCGTCTCGAACCTGCTCGATCGCGCGCGCCTGGCGCGCTTCCTCCGCGCCCATCCCTATGACCTCATCCACTGCCACCTCGACAACGATCACCGGATTGCCGCAGGCGCCGCGAGGAAACTGGGCGTGCCGCTCGTGCGCTCGAGTTATCACGGCAGCGGGTTTCCCGCAAGCGGGGCCAATACCCGTTTGCTCGCTGGCGCCGGCCACGTGTTCGAACCGTCCCGCATCGCCGCGGAACACGACACAAGGGTCCACGGACTCGAACCGTCGAGGCAGACAATCGTGCCGGGCGCGGTCGACATCGAACGGTTCGATCCCGCGCGCGAGGTGCCGGACGGCCGCCGTTGGCTCAGTATCCCCCCCGGCGCGTTCGTGGTGGGTATTGTGGCCCGCATGCAGACCCACCGGCACTACGAGGATTTCTTCGAGGCGATACGGATGCTCGCCGCGAGACGCCCAAACGTGCACGTGATTGTCGTGGGCCGCGGCACCAGGCAGGAGCAGGTGGGCCGGGAACCGGTGCGTCGCCTCGGCCTCGAGGACCGTGTCCATTTCCCGGGCTATCTCGAGGGCGAGAACTACGTGGGCATGTTGAAGGCGTTCGACGTAAAGGTCTATCTGACGCCCGGCAGCGACGGCACATGCCGGGCCGTGCGCGAATGTATGGCCATGCGCAAACCCGCGGTGGTCGCCAATCGGGGCATGCTGCGCGAGATTGTGAACCACGACCTCGATGGTATCGTCTGCGACGGTTCCGGGGAAGCATTGTTCCGCGCCCTGGACCGACTGGCGGGCGACCGGCGGCTCGCCCACGGGATGGGAATGGCGGCCCGCGAGACCGCCGTCACCCACTATTCACTCGAGGCCCAGGCAGCCGCTGTCAAAGCGGTCTACGAACGCATCCTGGCGGGTGTCCGCTGA